ccaaTGGTTGGCAAGTGACTAGTGCAGTCTGGACCCCATCTTTGCCCAAAGATACCTGATTTAAGCTTCAGCACTCCATCaagcctcatgaggataagcggtgtggaGAATAAATTAATGAATCATGAACACAGTTTTTTGTAAGTGTCTGAGCGCTATTAACGAGTGATTGTAGACTTTTTACAATCAGATTTGAGCTATAACAACCACAaggaacattttcatctttctcAAAACtaataatattaatgaaaaCTCACATTGTGCAGGCCAAATGTCATCCTGACTTCAAATTGATCCCGCGGATGCCGGACAAAATTGCGACCCAGGAGCTCGACGTGCGCCTTAAAAACCCCTCGTGACCGTCAGCCATTAGATCGTTCGGAACCTCCCAAATTCATTTATGAGCTGACGATGTATCTTCCATTTTTATAAATGTTTACACAAGCAGAAAGGTTCCTCCGGGCACATCATATTTTTTCTGCGATATGCTGGCGCTGCTCTGCACCTGGCCTTTTGATGTGATATTTAATGTGGCACTAAGCGGGcccaaaaaattgcatttaataCGACACACCACAGAAAAGAGTGACATTCACGAGCCTGGCAAGTTTTGAATGAAGCAAATCACTAAGTATATAAAATCAACTTCCAAAACTTGCATGATAAGGGCCACCGGTGGGCGTATGAGATGGATGCGGCAAAGGATATCAAAAATACTGAAGGGGGTGATAGTTTTCGAAATGGAATCGTTATTGTGGACTGTAATCAGAAAAATAAGCACACAAGTCAAGATGCCCTCATTTTGGGTGACGTCACAGCTGAACACAGTACTTGAAGACAGGAGGACGGCGGaagcccggggggggggggggtgttgtatAAGGGCGTAATGCGTGACATAAAAATGTTGCTACccttataaaaaacaaaacttaatttgaacaaaattgGCATTCCTCCTGTGTCCTCTAATTAAATCAATGAGTCAGGGTTTGTTCATTATTTAGAGGCCCTGACTCTGGGCAGTTAACGGTTGTCATTAGATTAAAGGTTCTGTTTCATATATTGTGGTCTCAATTTTAAGAACATTGTCCGGATAGATTTGTCACAGAGCCGACTCAACAGATGGCATTTTGATGGTGACATTCGCATGGGGCTGCTCGCAATTTGTACTTTACTGTACTTACCCGTCCTGGaccattgtcatttttaaaaaataaatcactaataataatacaaagtgATTCAATACAGCGGACCAACACTATAACACACGTGGCATCTTCGAGGTCTTTTGTCATGACCACTAAAGTCGCTGCGACATTTTTCAAGACTAGCAACATAGCTTCACTTCTGCATTAAGCGGTTATTCATTATCATCATTTAGCTGCTACTTTCTGCTCAAGCGTGCATAAGCGAGAGATAAAGACTTTCCCATGCTTACATGAACTGAAACAAAAGGTTTCAGCAATTATCATAAAGCGTCACACCCCTCCTTATATTACTGAGCATTACTCAAActgcatttatattttcacCATCCTGAACCAGTGTATGAAACAATGTTTGACGAAAGTAACTCATTAGCTTACCTTTCTTGGGTTTTGGAGTTTTGTAGTGACGGATGACGTTAGATgatgtcgtcgtcgtcgagTCTTTGATGCACGAGTTGCAACACTTGGTTtgccgtcctcttttttttttttttcccacacttcATTGATAATGTAACCCTTGAATTaaaattgtgttatttttggAGCTCCTTCCATCCATCGTGCATCACACTGGGAAGTGCACAGCAACCAATTACGCCAATAACCGCCTAaatgttgaccaaaaaaaatgacagtctcAATTAAAATGCATATTCCCCACTTGAACTGAAATAAATGACTTGTCAAGTAATATGGTTCAAATCAGTCAATTCAAGTCTTTTAAGTATCAAATAAAGTCAAGTCTttcaaagtactgtattttccgcagtATGAGGCGCACCCGCGAgcctttaattttgtcaaaagccGACTGTGTCGTAAGCCAGCGGAACGGGGccggacccaaatgtaggactcccgggcaaaggcatgatgttcagtgggctTTATTATAAACTTAACTTTTTGCACgggatccaaaaaacaagaaacaaagtccgataactatgagacaactaaagagcataacaaaagcgtgactgggctaTAGTGGCGCAATGGcggagtaacccaggatgcggtaaagcatatccaacaaactggcaaatgccagtgacaaaactccaacttaaatccaTGGtccaatcacagtgcctcatgtgaaaacagctgtgaccggccaCAGGTGTCATAGATGAAAcgtcttggccgtggtccagccttgcacatgacagacagtgcgccttatatatggatcaatagtCCAGATCAACAGGTCTGGCAACTACGGTAAGCAGCCGCCGACTCCATTTTCCCCTATAGAAGAAGTAGCGCGTGCTGCACGCTGGGATAGATGACTGCGCGAAGCGTgtcttccatttccatttttgcgTTTGTGTAAAGACCCCAAAATGGCTCCTATTAAGAGAAACACTTACGACAGAGTTTAAACTCAAGGCGATCAGTCACGCAGTAGAACTCGGGAATAGAGCAGCAGCGAGAGAATTTAACACTTAAGGAGTCAATGGTGTGGAAGTGGAGGAAGCAACAAGATGATCTGCGCCATGTCAAGAGGGAACTAAGCAAGATGGCTACCCCAGCCTCTAGTGTAGCGTCTATTGTGTGCGCCTTATATTATATACGGTGCGccattatatatgaaaaaaaaaaagttttaaaataggctcttcattgaaggtgcgcctgataatgcggaaaatatggtatttgGCAAGTCGCAAGTCATAAAACAGCAGCTTGAGTCAAGTTATTTGacttgaacccccccccctccacacacacacacacacacacacactctatgCAAAATGGCAGAAATATAAATAAGCATGAAGAGAAAATAATACACAGCTATGAGGACTCGGAAATGGATTTGTACACCAACACATGCGGGAGGATAGGGGGCCATAAATATAACAGTATCGCGATATAAATAATACTCTGAACCAATATTAGTCCCACGATGGGGAAGTTTACGTCATTACGGAGCAATGAAATTCAAAAATAGCATGTGAGAAGTGCACTGCAAAAAATTCAAAACCTGGACTACGACCCACTCATTAATTTTCCAGTCCAAACTATCAGCGGTATGATTTTGTTTGCAAAATGCTGACAGGACTTCAGACTTGAGACTTTTTGGACTCAAACCACGGCAGCTCCTAGCAAAAAATATTTCGAGGCGCAAGCAGATTTTGGAGCACGTGCAATATTAcatcaaaacaacatttgatcTTATTTTCGCTGTATTACTGAGAAGTACTTGTTTACCTTGTTGCAACATCTGTGCTTATCTATGATTTCACGTTCCTTTTGTTGCAACATCATAATTGCCAGAAAGGTTGTTCATCTTCACTTTCAGCGTATCTGCAACGATGCCGCAAAACTCCACGGGTTATGCGCCGTTCTTcctttgcatatttttaaatttcataaaTGGCAGATCTTTGAGAATGAACCAGGCCTTGTAAAACTTTGATCACAGTCGGCCTTCCTCGGAAGACTGCTTCGCGGCCTTTTTGTAATAAAGGCAATTGGGGTGGAGTTTCACTTTGATAATGCAGGTCACGGCACCTTTTCCGTTTGTGTTGAAGGTGTGTAGCGCCGGTATTAACTGTAAATTTTGTGTTCTCCGCATGCTGTGGGTATCAACAGCATAATATGCAGTTCGTGACATTTGTTACCTTCAAACTCCTCAGCCCGGTAAACTCATACATCCATTAATcccagagactttttttttgccttgttcCGCCATGACAGtttcctcacaaaaaaaaactaaaccagATGTACTGGATAAGCcgggactccccccccccccccacacacacacacacgctttgaaccccgcggtttatgcggtgaggcggctaatttttgcattttttttctaacggtcgcaagggggcactcgagcggaaaagtgagaccggtggaatatatttgccgaggcagtgacttttaccggtccgcccCTATTAGCACCacgttagcgtgttactgccgtgtctcagtaatttttacccgtatgtttgtttttttaaccagccccgttagcgcggcgctagcgttaaactctctgtgtggcgtctttctttgtaaatatctcgtaaccaggtgcgctctgtaggctgggaattacggtactcatcACGGTTTTCATGTGTATACTTCGATTGGAGACagagtacacttttttttttttgacctctTCACCATCGTTGATTATTCGCAAGAGTTCTGTAAAGCCTCCTCACACGAGCCAGCTTCTTCTGTCGGTTGTGCGGTTGGGAAACGCCAAAGAGTCTACATCAAAACAAGaactaatgacttttttttgaaaCATCAAATATCCGTTGTGTTGTCGCCTTCACCTTTGGTCAGCAAAGATTTCAGACTTTAGTTATGACTTTGGAGGgtttggatgggggggggggcatgtcgTCAAATCTTTGGCAGCTTTTTTTGAGAGGGACACAAATGAACTCAACTTTGACGTTAGCAAAGCATCAAGACCAGATCGCCATTGCTATGTTTTGAAAGCTTGACGCAATGTGATGTTTTCAACCGCCATTTTGTGGTCGTACAGGCACAAATTGTGAAATTAAACGTGTGACAGGACAAACTCCCAAAATTGCCTTCTTTTGTCCACAGTGAAAATCTTTTTGTTCTACGTCATCTTCTACGGATGCTTGGCGGCCTTCTTCGCCGGGACCATTCAGGTGATGTTGCTCACCTTGAGCAACTACAAGCCCACCTACCAGGACCGGGTGGCACCGCCAGGTATGAACGACTTAAAATGCTGGCGAGGGCATTTCTGCGACCTCAGATAGCTTCGGCCATTTTGTCCTTCGCTCACGTTGAAACCCGTCAATGGCGGCTGCCGCAACAGGTGACAGGAAGCGCCGGCGGCTTACGTCCGCGCACCGGGGGCGCGGCGCGGCGAGGCTTGCTGCTGTGGCACCGCGGCGCGAGGCCTCCCTACTAAGCTTGTTGATTAGCGGGACAAAATGCTCTCTGTAATGCGTAAGCTTTCATTTagaaacagcagcagcagcacatgtTTGGGCGATATTTTTAGACGCCATTGTGACGCTCTTCGCGATTTCAGTTTCCTGCCCGTGACTGCCGAGCTGCCGACTTTGCTTTCCGGCAGTGGAACTGTTAAAGGAAGCAgatgggaggtttttttttttttttttttctctttctctcacacGCTCTCTCTTTTTTCACACTGGGGTAAAAAGTTTCCACTGCGAAGGAAGGACTCAGGGGCGGGgcggggaggggcggggggcgcTCACTAGCCACACGTGTGTCAAATCTGCACAGCCTCTACTACTCGTGTTTCCGTCTGATAACAAAGATGGCAGGAAGCGAGCGTACCCGGAGAGAACACTTAAAAGACAAACGttaggctcttttttttttttggtcacaatttaaaacagtctCAGTAAAATATTTGGAACATGCTTGGCTCAAAATAGCCCCGGGTGAAGAATTCTGGCACGCTTTTTGTCGTTTCTTAACAGCTCTCTTGAAAttccagtttttaattttttttttttttttttggggggggggggattgtggGTGTATATTTCCCCAAGTAGGGTtctcaaaaaaaatgtatttcacacTGCCTACTTAGTATTTTCCCGGTTTTGTACTGGCTCGGATGCAGGATAGTAAACTTAACTTGAGAATTTGGTAGTCATACGCAAGCTAGTTTAGTACTTTACTGGTTTAGTACCCCAGAGTTAGTGTGTTGTTTCTATCTAATTGTGTTATCTATGTTAATAGGGGAAACCCGTATCAGCTGGGTCACCTGAGACCCAAGGATCACAGTTCCCGCCCTTCTAATTGTAGAAATATGTAAACGGGGCCACCCgcatcgtgtgtgtgtgacggCAACACTTATTGTGTAATCATGCCATCACCGTTTCACCAAATgacgtagaattaaaactggacCGCGCACACTGCATCCATCAACAGGatctgacttctggtcagggcaaaaaggacggtcaacatacacacattgttatggaaaatgatgcgataaatatataataagtaTGAAGGTGAAGCTGAAAAACACACTGACCTGTGAAAAGTTACTTCCCGAtgcgaccgcctgcacggttctgacagccaacagcgcaacgaaaaaagctaaacccaacgtattccaattaaatccGATGTTATGTTTCGCAATGTACAATTggaaggatgtcaaaggacgtcaactttcacgtgaaggAGTACCCAAAGTTGGAATttgaccacgtgaaaggggcctgtgcgcagtccactttttattctacgtcattggtttCGCCTCCGACGTGCCATTTTCCTGGGAACGTGAGCGGTTGTATTACCGTCGTTTTTGCCCGacaagtcgcgacttttttcacacgctttcaaccctgcggtttatgcggtgatgcggcgctagcgttagcgcacctggttataaacctcggtacacagagtttaacggtagCTCCGCGCTaacactgcgctagcgttaaactctgtgtaccgagacttataaccaggtgcgctttgtaggccgagaattacggtatgtaAATTCATCTAGATTGAAAAATTAACGTGGTTGTCTAATTTCACACTGAATGGTTATCGAGAGCACCAGCTACTCGTTACAGCCAATGAAAAAGTCAATATTCTGTAGTGTGTCCCCCttttaatgttattattttttgcaggtCTGTCGCATACGCCGCGCTCCGAGAAGTCCGAGATTTCATTCAAGATCAGCGACCCGACGACGTACGATCAGTACGTGGGGAGCATTAAAAAGTTCCTGACGCTCTACGACGACGACCGCCAAACCGACATGTATAAATACGAAAACTGCGGAGGCAAGTTCCTggttcatttgttttaattaaccTTAATTTGCGCATCGTCATTCCATCGTGATGTTATTAGCAGAATATCGCAATGAAATTGGATCGCAAGTTGTTCTGCGATGCTCAGCTCGAATCGCAACTCAGTCAGGAATGGAGATGGTTGTAACGTTATGTTAATAAACTGAATTATGCTACGTTAATTTCAAGACCGTGTCACCTTGAATTTGTGGCCGCGGGATGGTTGCATTCCCATCCCTCAGCGCATTTGGAACGCTTCATCAGTTTTGAGACCGGGACTTATTACTTAAAAACCGCAGTGTTCTCCGAAACCCGTGAGCCGTCCCATCCCTTAACGCCGCGTTTGTCGGAAACCTCGCGGCACGAAAGCGTCATTAACGCGTTAACCTGTCGCCACGCAGACGAACCCGAGCCGTACCGCGAGCGCGGCCCCTTGGAGAGCAGCCAGGGCCAGCGCAAGTCCTGCAGCTACAGAAGGTCCTGGTTGCAGGACTGCTCGGGGACCCCCGACAGCAGCTACGGATTCCGGGAAGGGGCGCCGTGCATCATCGTCAAACTCAACAGGATCGTCAACTTCAGGCCCAAGGTGGGTGAGGGGCGGGGTCATTATTATCGAGACACTTTTGCACCAATAAGTGGAAGATCTGGTATTGGCATGTTGCCAAGACTTCATTTTAACGCcaattgtggcaaaaaaaaaaaaagtcttcaaataCTAATAACACGACCAACATTTCAATCCAGTATCTTAGTcctaaaaaatacttttagcAGTAGTAGTGTAAGATTTTGTTTTGTACGCCTCCAGGCCCCCGCCAGTGACGCCGTGTTGCCCCCGCCTCTCGTCGGCCGAGTAAAGCCCAACTCGCTGCCCGTTTTCTGTAAGAACAAGGTGAGTCCCAGTGTTtactgctgggggggggggggggggggcatctgtCGGTACTGGtcgaaaaaacgaaaaaaatactTGGGTTTCCAAGTACCGGACCATATTCAAATATAGTAGACCCACGCGTTTAATAAAAAGGAGGCAGAGgtattattacaaaaaaaaaagcatcgttTGTATTATTGACCCCACGCTTAAATTGGGAGGGGGGTGCAGTCTGCAtagcgctcgtgcacgtgacgtcatcaaatcacgtgacttttgcttACCTCGCCATAtcgccggtcaagctaagcatcgttcaatgctaagtcggttggagacgacacagaaatatgtcttgCGGCGCGACGCccggagtcttgtccgataccgtcagacatttagaaggtgaaaataaacgacggtacgtggaaaaatgagataaactcggcacagaggacccgaatttaatgcccaagtcgatgttttcgccgagaagaaattggactgttaattcgcttccgcttgtcttgggcaactggatctacacgtggatctggcgagtaagtcgtcgagatttacacggaaaagtttgaaagcgtagaaaattcCGGACgcgtacgaatactttgttgctgaatctgttctcaacgggaaTATATCCCACACAgcgacggttttgacggctcgtgaacgcggaagcgggttcggccacacgttaacctttgcccgACTCCGTCGagtttttcagctggtattcactctaaataccaatatttcaatgaatgacccctggttttacacaaactcgcattcattaactatgattgggaccAGTCCGCTTTTCGCCCGAAGCTTGCTCgggttaggctccggctttccctgtcccttgtgaggataagcggcttggatgatgaCACGACAAATTTGtcactgtaaaactgacacacacacacacaagggagCCTTGCTTGTgcgaaatgaaaatgtcaaccaaAACCATCCAATTCATAAATCTTCTCTAAACTTCAAGCTCATTTTTACTTGAAATAAGTCGACAAAATATTCTCGGTGAGATTTTCAGCTTTTGCTCTGCGCTCGACTCTAAACGCGGTCGCGAAAGCCGAAATGAGGAGTTGGGAATGACGCCGTCTTTACGCGTGTTTTTCAGCGCGAGCAGGACGCGGACAAGCTGGGCGAGATCAAGTACTTTGGCTTCGGCGGGAGCTTCCCGCTGCAGTACTACCCGTACTACGGCCGTCTGCTGCAGCCCAACTACCTCCAGCCGCTGGTGGCCATCCAGTTCACCAACATCACGCTGGACGAGGAGGTCCGCGTCGAGTGCAAGGTTTACGGCGCCAACATCGACTACAGCGACAAGGATCGCTACATGGGACGATTCGAGGTCAAGTTCAACATCAAATCGTGACCTCCTCCGGCGGTCGGTCGGCGCGCACCCGTCACCCCACCCCACGCCTGCGTcacctcctctcctctcctctcctctcctctcctctctcttttCTTTCGACAAGCAACTCTTCCCAAAACAATAGTGTTGCCAATTGAGATGATAAAAGATAaataaggaaacaaaaaaatgaaaacctgaACCACGATGGAGGTCAGATCGGAAAGTTTTCAGGAGACGAGACCACTCGGGCGCGGTTATGCCATCGGGCAAATGTTATCTTTcttcacacaaaataaataaataaaataaaatctcctCGGCACACGAGCTAACAAAAACGCCACAAAGTTGgaatcgcatttttttttttttttttttttttttgttctgcctgtcactaaaCTTGACCTGGGATGTATGTTGAAGAATTCATTTTTCTGGAAAATAAGAGACTCGTCATCACATTACAGGCTTCTTGATACTCTTGACTTTATTTCTGCAAATAATTTCATCGTCGACAACCTTTTCTTTCAAATGTATTCTCATCGGATGTTGAGTTTTCTCTGTagtcttttattttcttaaaaataataactttatTCTCATGTTGGTACCGTAGTCAGCCCACGACCcccctgaattaaaaaaaaattaaatcagaataaagttgtatttcttTAAGGGGAAAGGCATAATTGTACGTtgaattaaaatggaaatatgacAATTCTGaggataacttttttttctataaaagatataactttattaaaaatattaacttTTAGTTGAAAGggtttgattctttttttgtttaacgtCAGGCGTCCTTGATGTCCTTAAAATATTTCACCCATAAAATTCTGATTTACTCTTGAAATCTTgacttttaatggaaaaaaaaaaaaaaaccttctcaaaAATGGGCTTTAACATTATGAGAAGtcctctatttttttcctcaaatctggacttttttttatgtaaatatgagtttcattttcaaattttttcacCTCAAACCCAAaccctttaaatgttttttttgttgtaaaattggCATgcatcttaaaaagaaaaaaagacccccccaatttttttttgtaaaattggcatgtatcttaaaaagaaaaaaaagcacccccccaaaaaaaaaaaaaatatatatatatatatataatatatgacaTACAataaatctccccccccccaaaaaaaaaatctggacatATGGTTAAAGTATTGACctatttttcctcaaaaatgaCTCAGAATTTTGGTCCTCAAAAAGTATATAGAATTATATGtagaattatatatatatattgtttaccGTCACAGCTGTGATTTTTCACCCTCTGTCCACAACCCACTTTTACggtgctgccccccccccccaatattttTGGGTCACTGCCGTCTCCAGAACCTcatttcaccccccccacccccaaaaaaagtgcGCTTCATCCCCACTCGGGCTTCTCTAGTGTCTGTCCAGGGTTTTAGGACGTGGCGTAGCAATAGCAAAGCAaatgaaatcatatttattCTGCTGTACATGATAATAACTATGATAAATATTAGTCGCATCCATACAGtctattaaaaagaaaaaaaaaagtctctctcTTAATTccactactattactactacttaACTACTACTGACGTGTTTGTGTCGTAAAATCTCGTCTGGTCCGCTTTTGTGCGCCTGcgcgtgtgtttatgtgtgtgtgcgactAATTGAAATACTAGCGCGGTACTGGACAACAGCGACAAAGGATCCATCATTTGTTAGCGTttcattaaccccccccccaccgccccccttCTGTcgtttatatagtttttttttttttttttagtttctagCAGAGTCCTATACTGTTGAATGTTTTAGCCATGTTCATGGTGGAAGAATTTTATATTTATGcagttgtacattttatttctctctctctgtttctctcaAAAGTGTCATGTTTTGAATCCGATACCAAAGTAGTCGCTGGTtgaaaataacaacaaacaaaaaaaaaaaaaagaaagtatcaATGCAGTATCCCATTACatgttgacaacaacaacaaaaaatatgaataagaaaaataatcaaaacactTTGTCAAGAGTCTTCTGGTCACTTTATTTAATCTGGCTGAAACAATAAACGACGTCAAAAAGTTGTGATATTTgtgtgggtttgtttgtttttgctctttttatgGAAGTAGTTTGaggaatcattaaaaaaaaatacccccaaaaataaaatacattgggAAATATGTAaatcaaaactgaaaaatatgatCTGATATCAAAACAACGTATGCTAAAATTGAATCTCAAATCACAATCGATACTTTTAATAATTTAGTCATTTGACAATGTAAATTACAGTATCGGATGGAAATtgacccaattttttttttttttattccaacgTACATAGGATACATGAAAATATTGCTTCACATTTCGTTACCTCCACTGATGGACTGGTTTATTGTTATAAATGGAAAGATACATACTTTCAAAAGAGAGCTTTCTTAGCATGAgtgttcaaaaataataattaaaaaaaaaccttactgaGCTGAGCAATAACTGATTGGCGAATCTGCTGCAAACTGACAAAAAATAGAATTTGGCAACCCAGTCCCCAATGCGGGTACAGTATGAACTCAAAAAAacccctttttttaattttatttttgactaCCTTTTCGGTCAATGTTGTAGCGTGTCCCCTGCGATCGCTTAGTTGGtatataaaaacattcaaattttgATCGCCGCCATTGAACTTGCGCTCGCTTCCTCAGTGTTGGGGAGTTCAGCGAACTTGTTTCACTCACCGATTATGACGTCGCTGTACTGAGGCACGTCGTTCTTTCTACCCATCTCTCGACCTCCTTTGCGCAATATAATCATATTTCAAATGTTGCAACGGCAACtcgtcatttatttttttaacttgactttGAAAATGCCTCTGCGCATTTCTTCGCTGGTTTTTCAGCACTtcctttgcagtttttcttcgttttttttttaagcacttaATTAGCTTTCGCCACTTCTTCGTTGGTTTTGGGCGCATTCTTCTTCGGGTTGGCGGGCCGTAATTACGGGAAACCGGAAGAGGAATTTAAAAAGATGCCGACGATTTTGCGAGAATTTAAACGTTAGTCCCGATTCCAAAAGATTATCGGCCAAACCCTAAACTCTACTTTCCTACTAAATTGATGTCGTTCGGTCTGTATGGAcacaaattacagtacataactTTGCTTTACGTGATTTTATTACATCTGAAAATGATTAATGGTGTTTCAATTCAGGAAAAGTGACTTGATAAACAGTAAAAAGGTTATAATAGTTTGCTATTACATGTTAACAAACATAATAATCCAAGCACTTGTCAGTAGTCTTCTGGTTACTTCATTAAATCTGGTTCaagcaagaaaacaaaacagtctccatgtgccttttttttaatccttattaaactttatttatttattattatataaatcAGTGATCATCCGTCCAAGATCTTGAAGAAGTACTGCACCTGAGGATCACAAAATGGCCGCTCGGTCAGGTTCAAGGACAAATGGTTAACAAGGAGGCAttatgttgccccccccccgtgaAACAAAAGCTTTTGTTTCAAATCCCGCTGTCGTTTTTGTTCCCGTCACACCGTGAGAGATCTGAGGCGGGACCGGGGCCCACGCTGCGGTCATGAGACCgaagggagggggcggggtgggggtcgAGGGTTGAACGTTGCTCCTCACACGAAAACCTTTTTGAGGATTGTCGTGTATTCA
Above is a genomic segment from Syngnathoides biaculeatus isolate LvHL_M chromosome 7, ASM1980259v1, whole genome shotgun sequence containing:
- the atp1b1a gene encoding sodium/potassium-transporting ATPase subunit beta-1a, whose translation is MSGNKDTDGGWRGFLWNSERKEFLGRTGGSWLKIFLFYVIFYGCLAAFFAGTIQVMLLTLSNYKPTYQDRVAPPGLSHTPRSEKSEISFKISDPTTYDQYVGSIKKFLTLYDDDRQTDMYKYENCGDEPEPYRERGPLESSQGQRKSCSYRRSWLQDCSGTPDSSYGFREGAPCIIVKLNRIVNFRPKAPASDAVLPPPLVGRVKPNSLPVFCKNKREQDADKLGEIKYFGFGGSFPLQYYPYYGRLLQPNYLQPLVAIQFTNITLDEEVRVECKVYGANIDYSDKDRYMGRFEVKFNIKS